Proteins from one Microtus pennsylvanicus isolate mMicPen1 chromosome 7, mMicPen1.hap1, whole genome shotgun sequence genomic window:
- the Txnip gene encoding thioredoxin-interacting protein codes for MVMFKKIKSFEVVFNDPEKVYGSGEKVAGRVIVEVCEVTRIKAVRILACGVAKVLWMQGSQQCKQTLDYLRYEDTLLLEDQPTGENEMVIMRPGNKYEYKFGFELPQGPLGTSFKGKYGCVDYWVKAFLDRPSQPTQEAKKNFEVMDLVDVNTPDLMAPVSAKKEKKVSCMFIPDGRVSVSARIERKGFCEGDDISIHADFENTCSRIVVPKAAIVARHTYLANGQTKVLTQKLSSVRGNHIISGTCASWRGKSLRVQKIRPSILGCNILRVEYSLLIYVSVPGSKKVILDLPLVIGSRSGLSSRTSSMASRTSSEMSWIDLNIPDTPEAPPCYMDIIPEDHRLESPTTPLLDDVDGVPDSPIFMYAPEFQFMPPPTYTEVDPCTLNNNNNNVQ; via the exons ATGGTGATGTTCAAGAAGATCAAGTCTTTTGAGGTGGTCTTCAACGACCCGGAGAAGGTGTACGGCAGTGGGGAGAAGGTGGCCGGCCGGGTGATAGTGGAAGTCTGTGAAGTTACTCGCATCAAAGCCGTCAGGATCCTGGCTTGCGGAGTGGCCAAGGTCCTGTGGATGCAGGGGTCTCAGCAGTGCAAACAGACCTTGGACTACCTGCGCTACGAAGACACGCTGCTCCTAGAAGACCAGCCGACAG GTGAGAACGAGATGGTGATCATGAGACCAGGAAACAAATATGAGTACAAGTTTGGCTTCGAACTTCCTCAAGG GCCCCTGGGAACATCCTTCAAAGGCAAATATGGTTGTGTCGACTACTGGGTGAAGGCTTTTCTTGATCGTCCCAGCCAGCCGACCCAGGAGGCGAAGAAAAACTTCGAAGTGATGGACTTAGTGGATGTCAATACCCCTGATTTAATG GCACCGGTATCAgctaaaaaggagaagaaagtttCCTGCATGTTCATTCCTGATGGGCGCGTGTCCGTCTCTGCTCGAATCGAGAGAAAAGGGTTCTGTGAAg GTGATGACATTTCCATCCACGCCGACTTCGAGAACACATGCTCCCGCATTGTGGTCCCCAAAGCAGCTATTGTGGCCCGACACACTTACCTTGCCAATGGCCAGACCAAGGTGTTGACTCAGAAGCTGTCCTCAGTCAGAGGCAATCACATCATCTCTGGGACCTGTGCGTCCTGGCGTGGCAAGAGCCTCCGCGTGCAGAAGATCAGACCGTCCATCCTGGGCTGCAACATCCTGCGTGTGGAGTATTCCTTGCTG ATCTATGTGAGTGTCCCCGGCTCCAAGAAAGTCATCCTTGACCTACCCCTGGTGATTGGCAGCAGgtcaggtctgagcagccggaCCTCCAGCATGGCCAGCCGGACAAGCTCTGAAATGAGTTGGATAGATCTAAACATCCCAGATACCCCAGAAG CCCCTCCTTGCTACATGGACATCATTCCTGAAGACCACCGGTTAGAGAGCCCCACCACTCCCCTGCTCGATGACGTGGACGGTGTTCCAGACAGCCCTATCTTCATGTATGCCCCTGAGTTCCAGTTCATGCCCCCACCCACTTACACTGAG GTGGATCCCTGCAcccttaacaacaacaacaacaacgtgCAGTGA
- the Hjv gene encoding hemojuvelin isoform X1: MGDRGQAPSPWFPHGGPPTLSTLTLLLLLCGQAHSQCKILRCNAEYVSSTLNLREGGSPGTPRGGGRGGVSGGLCRALRSYALCTRRTARTCRGDLAFHSAVHGIEDLMIQHNCSRQGPTAPPPARGPALPGAGPVPPAPDPCDYEARFFRLHGRAPGFLHCASFGDPHVRSFHHHFHTCRVQGAWPLLDNDFLFVQATSSPVASGANATTTRKITIIFKNMQECIDQKVYQAEVDNLPAAFEDGSINGGDRPGGSSLSVQTANPGSHVEIRAAYIGTTIIIRQTAGQLSFSIRVAEDVARAFSAEQDLQLCVGGCPPSQRLSRSERNRRGAIALDTARRLCKEGLPVEDAYFQSCVFDVSVSGDPNFTVAAQTALDDARVFLADLEKLHLFPSDAGPPLVPATVLVPLLSGLFVLWLCIL, translated from the exons ATGGGGGATCGCGGCCAGGCCCCTAGTCCCTGGTTCCCCCACGGCGGTCCCCCAACTCTAAGCACCCTCActctcctgctgctcctctgtgGACAGG CTCACTCCCAGTGCAAGATCCTCCGCTGCAATGCCGAATACGTCTCGTCCACTCTGAACCTTCGGGAAGGGGGCTCACCGGGCACGCCGCGCGGAGGCGGCCGTGGTGGGGTGTCAGGTGGCTTGTGTCGTGCCCTGCGCTCCTATGCACTCTGCACTCGGCGTACTGCCCGCACCTGCCGCGGGGACCTTGCCTTCCACTCTGCTGTGCACGGCATCGAGGACCTGATGATCCAGCACAACTGTTCCCGCCAGGGCCCCACGGCCCCGCCCCCGGCCCGGGGCCCCGCCCTTCCCGGAGCCGGCCCTGTGCCTCCGGCCCCGGACCCCTGTGACTACGAGGCACGGTTTTTCCGGCTGCACGGTCGGGCCCCGGGCTTCTTGCATTGCGCCTCCTTCGGGGATCCCCATGTGCGCAGCTTCCACCACCACTTTCACACGTGCCGTGTCCAAGGAGCCTGGCCCCTGCTGGATAACGACTTCCTTTTTGTCCAGGCCACCAGTTCCCCTGTGGCATCAGGGGCCAACGCTACCACCACCCGGAAG ATCACCATCATATTTAAGAACATGCAGGAATGCATTGACCAGAAAGTCTACCAGGCCGAGGTGGATAATCTTCCTGCTGCTTTTGAAGATGGTTCTATCAATGGCGGCGACCGACCTGGGGGTTCAAGCTTGTCCGTTCAAACTGCTAACCCTGGGAGCCATGTGGAGATCCGAGCCGCCTACATCGGGACAACTATAATCATTCGACAGACAGCTGGCCAGCTCTCCTTCTCCATCAGGGTAGCTGAGGACGTGGCACGGGCCTTCTCGGCTGAGCAGGACCTTCAGCTGTGTGTTGGCGGGTGCCCACCGAGTCAGCGACTCTCTCGCTCAGAGCGCAATCGCCGCGGGGCTATAGCCTTAGATACTGCCAGAAGGCTGTGTAAGGAAGGGCTTCCCGTTGAAGATGCCTACTTCCAATCCTGTGTCTTTGATGTTTCAGTCTCTGGTGACCCCAACTTTACTGTGGCAGCCCAGACAGCTCTGGACGATGCCAGAGTCTTCTTGGCGGATTTAGAGAAATTGCACCTTTTCCCCTCAGATGCGGGGCCTCCTCTCGTCCCAGCAACCGTCCTTGTACCACTTCTTTCAGGCCTCTTTGTTCTGTGGCTTTGCATTCTGTAA
- the Hjv gene encoding hemojuvelin isoform X2 — MIQHNCSRQGPTAPPPARGPALPGAGPVPPAPDPCDYEARFFRLHGRAPGFLHCASFGDPHVRSFHHHFHTCRVQGAWPLLDNDFLFVQATSSPVASGANATTTRKITIIFKNMQECIDQKVYQAEVDNLPAAFEDGSINGGDRPGGSSLSVQTANPGSHVEIRAAYIGTTIIIRQTAGQLSFSIRVAEDVARAFSAEQDLQLCVGGCPPSQRLSRSERNRRGAIALDTARRLCKEGLPVEDAYFQSCVFDVSVSGDPNFTVAAQTALDDARVFLADLEKLHLFPSDAGPPLVPATVLVPLLSGLFVLWLCIL; from the exons ATGATCCAGCACAACTGTTCCCGCCAGGGCCCCACGGCCCCGCCCCCGGCCCGGGGCCCCGCCCTTCCCGGAGCCGGCCCTGTGCCTCCGGCCCCGGACCCCTGTGACTACGAGGCACGGTTTTTCCGGCTGCACGGTCGGGCCCCGGGCTTCTTGCATTGCGCCTCCTTCGGGGATCCCCATGTGCGCAGCTTCCACCACCACTTTCACACGTGCCGTGTCCAAGGAGCCTGGCCCCTGCTGGATAACGACTTCCTTTTTGTCCAGGCCACCAGTTCCCCTGTGGCATCAGGGGCCAACGCTACCACCACCCGGAAG ATCACCATCATATTTAAGAACATGCAGGAATGCATTGACCAGAAAGTCTACCAGGCCGAGGTGGATAATCTTCCTGCTGCTTTTGAAGATGGTTCTATCAATGGCGGCGACCGACCTGGGGGTTCAAGCTTGTCCGTTCAAACTGCTAACCCTGGGAGCCATGTGGAGATCCGAGCCGCCTACATCGGGACAACTATAATCATTCGACAGACAGCTGGCCAGCTCTCCTTCTCCATCAGGGTAGCTGAGGACGTGGCACGGGCCTTCTCGGCTGAGCAGGACCTTCAGCTGTGTGTTGGCGGGTGCCCACCGAGTCAGCGACTCTCTCGCTCAGAGCGCAATCGCCGCGGGGCTATAGCCTTAGATACTGCCAGAAGGCTGTGTAAGGAAGGGCTTCCCGTTGAAGATGCCTACTTCCAATCCTGTGTCTTTGATGTTTCAGTCTCTGGTGACCCCAACTTTACTGTGGCAGCCCAGACAGCTCTGGACGATGCCAGAGTCTTCTTGGCGGATTTAGAGAAATTGCACCTTTTCCCCTCAGATGCGGGGCCTCCTCTCGTCCCAGCAACCGTCCTTGTACCACTTCTTTCAGGCCTCTTTGTTCTGTGGCTTTGCATTCTGTAA